A window of the Bacteroidota bacterium genome harbors these coding sequences:
- a CDS encoding M14 family zinc carboxypeptidase translates to MRFCLALLLLVPGAFAQPMPLATDFTAPGTTGYNPAIPTPEEVIGHVIGTRHTRPEQVVRYLEAVAKASPRVTVGEHGRTWEGRPLVHAVVAAEGTDLEALREANLRLSDAPDAVSDAALGAMPAVAYMGYGVHGNEASATEAALLLLYHLAAGQGPAVDAVLQNTVVLIDPLLNPDGRDRFVDWVNGNRGGTDGVPSLDGQDREHNAPWPGGRTNHYLFDLNRDWLPLVHPESRGRMELWHSWRPQLSTDFHEMGGDATYFFQPGVPSRNNPNTPERTFDLTAEIATYHAAALDRIGQLYYSGETFDDFYYGKGSTYPDVNGAVGILFEQASSRALASETVNGVLDYAVTVRNQVATSLSSLEAAAAMRTDLLRHQRDFYASASDVAQESDVQGYVVGAEDRARAAHFADVLERHRIESYLLSEPIEASGERFEAREAFVVPMDQPQARLVKAAFERVTSFEDSLFYDVSTWTLPLAYGLRYAELDRLPGSDGALASSLGQSNPPTLGRAEVAYVIPWEMTLAPRVLARLQEVRIRVRMAVEPLGLGQAYGFGRGALVIPVEQADVDPETVHQTLQDMAVYHGVDVTLLGSGLTPDGPDLGSRSMSVLEMPRVALLSGEGTDVYNVGQVWHLLSQRAGLPVSLLDRDEVSGADLSRYNVIIATGFFRGLDGAAEESLKSWVQRGGTLVATEQAAAWAARNGLGAWTRREASEDSVVRPYAEVDAARGAQVVGGAIVEVALDETHPLAFGHPERVAVFKNNALAFDLPDAPGSSVAAYTAGPLVSGYVSDENLARFAGGSAITAQRLGRGRVVLFDFDPAFRGFWWGTQGLLLNAVFFGGAF, encoded by the coding sequence ATGCGTTTCTGCCTCGCCCTGCTGCTCCTCGTGCCCGGTGCCTTCGCGCAGCCGATGCCGCTCGCGACCGACTTCACCGCCCCGGGCACGACCGGTTACAATCCGGCGATCCCGACGCCCGAAGAGGTTATCGGCCACGTCATCGGGACGCGCCACACGCGGCCGGAGCAGGTAGTCCGGTACCTGGAGGCCGTCGCCAAGGCCAGCCCGCGCGTCACGGTCGGCGAGCACGGGCGGACGTGGGAGGGACGCCCCCTCGTCCATGCGGTCGTCGCTGCCGAGGGAACCGACCTGGAGGCCCTGCGCGAGGCTAACCTTCGGCTGAGCGATGCGCCGGACGCGGTGAGCGACGCCGCGCTCGGGGCGATGCCGGCCGTGGCCTACATGGGCTACGGCGTACACGGCAACGAGGCGAGCGCGACCGAGGCAGCCCTCCTGCTCCTCTACCACCTCGCCGCCGGACAGGGACCGGCCGTCGACGCCGTCCTCCAGAACACCGTCGTCCTCATCGACCCGCTCCTCAACCCCGACGGGCGCGACCGCTTCGTCGACTGGGTCAACGGCAACCGGGGCGGGACCGACGGCGTGCCTTCGCTCGACGGGCAGGACCGCGAGCACAACGCGCCGTGGCCCGGCGGCCGGACCAACCACTACCTCTTCGACCTCAACCGCGACTGGCTCCCGCTCGTCCACCCGGAGTCGCGCGGCCGGATGGAACTGTGGCACAGCTGGCGGCCCCAGCTCTCGACCGACTTCCACGAGATGGGCGGCGACGCGACCTACTTCTTCCAGCCCGGCGTCCCGAGCCGCAACAACCCCAACACGCCGGAGCGGACGTTCGACCTCACGGCCGAGATCGCGACCTATCACGCGGCAGCGCTCGACCGGATCGGGCAGCTCTACTACTCCGGCGAGACGTTCGACGACTTCTACTACGGCAAAGGCTCGACCTACCCTGACGTGAACGGGGCCGTTGGGATTCTCTTCGAGCAGGCCAGCAGCCGCGCCCTCGCCTCGGAGACCGTCAACGGCGTGCTCGACTACGCGGTGACCGTCCGCAACCAGGTCGCGACCAGCCTCTCCTCGCTCGAGGCCGCCGCCGCGATGCGGACCGACCTCCTCCGGCACCAGCGCGACTTCTACGCCTCGGCCTCGGACGTGGCCCAGGAGTCCGACGTGCAGGGCTATGTCGTCGGGGCCGAAGACCGGGCCCGAGCGGCCCACTTCGCGGACGTGTTGGAGCGGCACCGGATCGAGTCGTACCTCCTGAGCGAACCTATCGAGGCCAGCGGTGAGCGGTTCGAGGCGCGGGAGGCGTTCGTCGTCCCGATGGATCAGCCGCAGGCGCGGCTCGTCAAGGCCGCCTTCGAGCGGGTGACGAGCTTCGAGGACTCGCTCTTCTACGACGTCTCGACGTGGACGCTGCCGCTGGCTTACGGGCTGCGCTACGCTGAGCTAGACCGGCTGCCCGGTTCAGACGGGGCGCTCGCGTCATCCCTCGGCCAGTCGAATCCACCCACGCTCGGCAGGGCCGAGGTCGCGTATGTCATTCCATGGGAAATGACGCTCGCACCGCGCGTGCTCGCACGGCTGCAGGAGGTTAGAATCCGCGTCCGTATGGCCGTGGAGCCGCTCGGGCTCGGGCAGGCGTACGGTTTCGGCCGGGGAGCGCTCGTGATACCGGTAGAGCAGGCCGATGTCGACCCAGAGACCGTGCACCAGACCCTGCAGGATATGGCGGTCTATCACGGAGTCGACGTGACACTACTCGGCAGCGGGCTGACGCCGGACGGGCCAGACCTCGGGAGCCGGTCGATGTCGGTGCTGGAGATGCCGCGCGTGGCGCTGCTCTCGGGCGAGGGTACGGACGTGTACAACGTCGGTCAGGTGTGGCACCTGCTTTCTCAGCGCGCCGGGCTGCCTGTCTCGCTTCTCGACCGAGACGAGGTCAGTGGGGCGGACCTCAGCCGGTACAACGTCATCATCGCTACGGGCTTTTTCCGAGGGCTGGACGGAGCCGCTGAGGAAAGCCTGAAGTCGTGGGTGCAGCGCGGCGGCACCCTGGTCGCCACCGAGCAGGCTGCGGCCTGGGCTGCGCGCAACGGACTCGGAGCATGGACCCGGCGCGAGGCGTCCGAGGACAGCGTGGTCCGCCCCTACGCCGAGGTGGACGCGGCGCGCGGTGCGCAGGTCGTCGGTGGGGCGATTGTCGAGGTCGCGCTCGACGAGACGCACCCGCTCGCGTTCGGGCACCCGGAGCGCGTGGCGGTCTTCAAGAACAACGCGCTCGCCTTCGACCTGCCGGACGCGCCCGGGTCGAGCGTCGCGGCCTACACGGCCGGTCCGCTCGTGAGCGGCTACGTCTCGGACGAGAACCTGGCGCGGTTCGCGGGCGGCTCGGCGATCACGGCGCAGCGCCTCGGCCGGGGCCGCGTCGTCCTCTTCGACTTCGACCCGGCGTTCCGCGGGTTCTGGTGGGGGACGCAGGGGCTCCTCCTCAACGCCGTCTTCTTCGGCGGCGCGTTCTGA
- a CDS encoding penicillin-binding transpeptidase domain-containing protein, with protein MRGLFPLLFLLGCTELPDEATAPPEPVGAPADSAADLSSFFPEGTEGTFVLYDAQGGVTTRHNPERAAERVIPASTFKIFNSLVVLDAGAVADEHEVVAWDGAERAVPGWNASQDLETAFARSSVWVYRDLARRAGRGTLQAALDREGYGNATIGDQADLFWLDGSLRIAPNEQIDFLRRLRAGETGFSDRAEAIVSRIMVVDTTGEAVLRGKTGWARSDSLNLGWWVGWLERADDAYFFALLVESEDPDFDMVGARRPTADRILRHLGIR; from the coding sequence GTGCGCGGTCTCTTCCCGCTTCTCTTCCTCCTCGGCTGCACCGAGTTGCCCGACGAGGCCACGGCCCCACCCGAGCCGGTCGGCGCACCGGCAGACTCCGCGGCCGACCTATCGTCGTTTTTCCCCGAGGGCACCGAGGGCACGTTCGTGCTCTACGACGCCCAGGGCGGGGTGACGACGCGCCACAACCCGGAGCGCGCCGCTGAGCGCGTCATCCCCGCTTCGACGTTCAAAATCTTCAACTCGCTCGTCGTCCTCGACGCCGGGGCTGTGGCCGACGAGCACGAGGTCGTCGCGTGGGACGGCGCGGAACGGGCGGTCCCTGGCTGGAACGCGAGCCAGGACCTCGAGACGGCGTTCGCCCGCTCGTCGGTGTGGGTCTACCGCGACCTCGCGCGCCGCGCCGGGCGCGGCACGCTCCAGGCCGCCCTCGACCGCGAAGGCTACGGCAACGCCACGATAGGCGACCAAGCCGATCTCTTCTGGCTCGACGGCTCGCTCCGCATCGCCCCGAACGAGCAGATCGACTTCCTCCGGCGGCTCCGCGCAGGCGAGACCGGATTCTCGGACCGGGCCGAGGCCATCGTCAGCCGGATCATGGTCGTGGACACGACGGGCGAAGCCGTGCTGCGCGGCAAGACGGGCTGGGCACGCAGCGACAGCCTAAACCTCGGCTGGTGGGTCGGCTGGCTAGAGCGCGCCGACGACGCGTATTTCTTCGCGCTTCTGGTCGAGAGCGAGGACCCGGACTTCGACATGGTGGGCGCACGCAGGCCCACTGCCGACCGCATCCTCCGGCACCTCGGCATCCGCTGA
- a CDS encoding mechanosensitive ion channel family protein — protein sequence MSPVTDAVSRFYAWLLEFTTLSGAMLNDVLGTLAVILVLWALRLVVLRLVNRRATDARTKYQWRKTTAYTAFVLGLLVVVNIWLDEFGEVGTFLGLVSAGVAIALKDPLTNIAGWSFIVWRKPFGPGDRIEILGIAGDVIDQRLFRFTLLEVGTSTGAAQSTGRIVHVPNGKVFTEPVTNYTRGFPYIWNEIAVVVTFESAWRDAKEILFGIAHDKVEELSPDAERKVRQAAQEYLIFYSKLTPTVYTSVVDVGVQFVVRYLVEPRRRRGSEELLWETILDAFDARDDIDLAYPTVRYFHNVTEGKPGARATPPAFGGNGSGQKTEDSGPKTGNEAL from the coding sequence ATGAGTCCCGTCACCGACGCCGTTTCGAGGTTCTACGCCTGGCTCCTGGAGTTCACCACCCTGAGCGGGGCCATGCTGAACGATGTCCTCGGCACGCTCGCGGTCATCCTCGTGCTGTGGGCGCTGCGCCTCGTCGTGCTGCGCCTCGTCAACCGGCGGGCGACCGACGCGCGCACGAAGTACCAGTGGCGCAAGACGACGGCCTACACCGCCTTCGTGCTCGGCCTCCTCGTCGTCGTGAACATCTGGCTCGACGAGTTCGGCGAGGTCGGGACGTTTCTCGGGCTCGTCTCGGCCGGCGTGGCGATCGCGCTCAAGGACCCGCTGACGAACATCGCCGGGTGGAGCTTCATTGTCTGGCGCAAGCCCTTCGGGCCGGGCGACCGAATTGAGATTCTCGGGATCGCGGGCGACGTGATCGACCAGCGGCTGTTCCGGTTCACGCTCCTCGAAGTCGGGACCTCGACCGGGGCGGCGCAGTCGACGGGCCGGATCGTCCACGTCCCCAACGGCAAGGTCTTCACCGAGCCGGTGACGAACTACACGCGCGGCTTCCCCTACATCTGGAACGAGATCGCGGTCGTGGTGACGTTCGAGAGCGCGTGGCGCGACGCCAAGGAGATCCTCTTCGGAATCGCCCACGACAAGGTCGAGGAGCTGAGCCCCGACGCCGAGCGCAAGGTCCGGCAGGCGGCGCAGGAGTACCTCATTTTCTACTCCAAGCTCACCCCGACGGTCTACACGAGCGTGGTCGACGTGGGCGTGCAGTTCGTCGTCCGCTACCTCGTCGAGCCCCGCCGCCGGCGCGGGAGCGAGGAGCTGCTCTGGGAGACCATCCTCGACGCCTTCGACGCGCGCGACGACATCGACCTGGCCTACCCGACGGTCCGCTACTTCCACAACGTCACCGAGGGCAAGCCGGGTGCCCGAGCGACGCCGCCGGCGTTTGGCGGCAACGGCAGTGGGCAGAAGACGGAGGACAGCGGACCGAAGACGGGCAACGAGGCCCTGTAG
- a CDS encoding thioredoxin domain-containing protein yields the protein MPNRLADALSPYLLQHADNPVDWYPWGDEAFEKAEREDKPVFLSVGYATCHWCHVMEHESFEDPDVARLLNEHFVPVKVDREERPDVDALYMSVTQALTGHGGWPMTVLLTPSKKPFYAGTYFPKHGRAGRPGMMELLPSVAAQWRANRDKVAGSAERITEAVRDGLAQESAPGGTLDAHTLALAYNQLAGRFDEEAGGFGGAPKFPTPHHLLFLLREAQRAGTETVVGRRALRMVEETLGAMRRGGLWDHLGFGFHRYSTDRVWKLPHFEKMLYDQALLAMAYTEAFALTRNEAYRRTAEDVFAYVARDLTSPDGAFFSAEDADSLNPEDEKEEGAFYVWTWDEVIETLGPQDGAFAAALFNLEREGNVRDEATRELTGQNVLFRTADDAEAADRLGVPEADLRDRIGGIRQRLLSARAGRPRPLLDDKVLTDWNGLMIAALARAAWTFDAPEYAGRAARAADFLLSTMQTKPVPAQAGNGRLLHRYRKGEAGIPALLDDYAFLVWGLVELYQATFEPRWLRAALDLHRTMHRHFGDDARGGLFLSPDDGEVLLVRQKAYYDGAIPSGNAVAALNGLRLGRLTGETALEDEAGRVLQSAASAAEQPMGHTMGMVALAFATGPSQEITVAGEPGAADTDALLGALRTRYLPNAVVHLRPPDADTLADLAPYTEAQAVQGGAATAYVCEDFACQQPTTDPADLARQLDAATG from the coding sequence ATGCCCAACCGCCTCGCCGACGCGCTCAGCCCGTACCTCCTCCAGCACGCCGACAACCCCGTCGACTGGTATCCGTGGGGCGACGAGGCGTTCGAGAAGGCCGAGCGCGAGGACAAGCCCGTCTTCCTGTCGGTCGGCTACGCGACGTGCCACTGGTGCCACGTGATGGAGCACGAGTCGTTCGAGGACCCGGACGTGGCGCGTCTCCTCAACGAGCACTTCGTCCCGGTCAAGGTCGACCGCGAGGAGCGGCCTGACGTGGACGCGCTCTATATGTCGGTCACGCAGGCGCTGACCGGCCACGGCGGCTGGCCGATGACGGTCCTCCTGACGCCCAGCAAGAAACCGTTCTACGCCGGGACCTACTTCCCGAAGCACGGCCGCGCCGGCCGGCCCGGGATGATGGAGCTTCTACCGAGCGTCGCGGCGCAGTGGCGCGCCAACCGCGACAAGGTGGCCGGCTCCGCCGAGCGCATCACCGAGGCCGTCCGCGACGGGCTGGCCCAGGAGTCGGCCCCCGGCGGCACGCTCGACGCCCACACCCTCGCTCTCGCCTACAACCAACTTGCCGGGCGCTTCGACGAGGAGGCGGGCGGGTTCGGCGGGGCACCGAAGTTCCCGACCCCGCACCACCTCCTCTTCCTCCTCCGCGAGGCGCAGCGGGCCGGGACCGAGACGGTCGTCGGGCGGCGGGCGCTGCGGATGGTCGAGGAGACGCTCGGCGCGATGCGGCGCGGCGGGTTGTGGGATCACCTCGGCTTCGGCTTCCACAGGTATTCCACCGACCGCGTGTGGAAGCTGCCGCACTTCGAGAAGATGCTCTACGACCAGGCGCTCCTGGCGATGGCGTACACCGAGGCGTTCGCGCTCACCCGCAACGAGGCCTACCGCCGCACGGCCGAGGACGTTTTCGCCTACGTCGCGCGCGACCTGACCAGCCCGGACGGCGCGTTCTTCTCCGCCGAGGACGCGGACTCGCTCAACCCCGAGGACGAGAAGGAGGAGGGCGCGTTCTACGTCTGGACCTGGGACGAGGTGATCGAGACGCTCGGCCCGCAGGACGGCGCGTTCGCCGCGGCGCTCTTCAACCTGGAGCGCGAGGGCAACGTCCGGGACGAGGCGACGCGTGAGCTGACCGGCCAGAACGTCCTCTTCCGCACGGCGGACGACGCCGAAGCCGCCGACCGCCTCGGCGTGCCCGAGGCCGACCTCCGCGACCGGATCGGCGGGATCCGGCAGCGCCTCCTCAGCGCCCGCGCCGGGCGCCCGCGTCCGCTCCTCGACGACAAGGTCCTCACCGACTGGAACGGGCTGATGATCGCGGCCCTCGCCCGCGCCGCGTGGACCTTCGACGCGCCCGAGTACGCCGGGCGCGCGGCCCGCGCAGCGGATTTTCTCCTCTCGACGATGCAGACCAAGCCTGTCCCCGCGCAGGCGGGGAACGGCCGCCTGCTCCACCGCTACCGAAAAGGCGAGGCCGGCATCCCGGCACTCCTCGACGACTACGCCTTCCTCGTCTGGGGCCTCGTCGAACTCTACCAGGCGACGTTCGAGCCCCGGTGGCTCCGCGCCGCGCTCGACCTCCACCGGACCATGCACCGGCACTTCGGCGACGACGCGCGCGGCGGCCTCTTCCTCTCGCCCGACGACGGCGAGGTACTTCTCGTCCGGCAGAAGGCGTACTACGACGGCGCGATCCCGTCGGGCAACGCGGTCGCCGCGCTGAACGGGCTACGGCTCGGACGGCTGACGGGCGAGACGGCGCTCGAAGACGAGGCTGGGCGCGTCCTCCAGTCGGCCGCCTCCGCTGCCGAGCAGCCGATGGGCCACACGATGGGGATGGTCGCCCTCGCCTTCGCGACGGGTCCGAGCCAGGAAATCACGGTCGCCGGCGAGCCGGGCGCGGCCGACACCGACGCGCTCCTCGGTGCGCTCCGCACGCGCTACCTCCCGAACGCCGTCGTCCACCTCCGCCCGCCCGACGCCGACACCCTCGCCGACCTCGCACCCTACACCGAGGCGCAGGCGGTGCAGGGCGGGGCGGCGACGGCCTACGTCTGCGAGGACTTCGCCTGCCAGCAGCCGACGACCGATCCCGCCGACCTCGCGCGCCAACTCGACGCCGCCACAGGCTGA
- a CDS encoding META domain-containing protein: MRALLLCLAACLLAGCDSFSPSDALPALPNATADLAVLQSADGWIVVAAVSGGEAIQFPSGAFPVYFSADGMLSGRIPPNAYTGEYTASEDGSLAVSDRFVSTLISESEESRRLGGILLQELSQATRFEIEGPTLQVRSADGDGVRLGRLSVQEAR, encoded by the coding sequence ATGCGTGCTCTCCTGCTCTGCCTCGCTGCGTGCCTCCTCGCGGGCTGTGACTCGTTCAGCCCGTCCGACGCGCTCCCCGCCCTCCCGAACGCCACGGCCGACCTCGCGGTGCTCCAGTCAGCCGACGGGTGGATCGTCGTCGCGGCCGTCTCCGGCGGCGAGGCCATCCAGTTCCCGTCCGGCGCTTTTCCGGTCTACTTCTCCGCCGACGGGATGCTCAGCGGACGCATCCCGCCCAACGCCTACACCGGAGAGTACACGGCCTCCGAAGACGGGAGCCTCGCCGTCAGTGACCGCTTCGTTTCGACCCTGATCAGCGAGTCGGAGGAGAGCCGGCGGCTGGGCGGCATCCTGCTCCAGGAACTCTCCCAAGCCACTCGGTTCGAGATCGAGGGCCCGACGCTCCAGGTGCGCTCCGCCGACGGCGACGGCGTCCGCCTCGGGCGGCTGTCGGTTCAGGAGGCGCGCTAG
- a CDS encoding metal-dependent hydrolase, which translates to MDSLTQALLGAAVGEATLGKKVGRKALGWGALAGTLPDLDILAYPFLDPVGELVFHRGPTHALLFAPVAAPLFGWLVWRRYRARGAPAAEAGWRGWAALFFWCLFTHPLLDALTVYGTQLFRPFSDLPVAVPALFIIDPLYSLPLVVAVVGGLFLKAPERRHRLAWVGLGLSTLYVGWALGVKAHVGRVVAETLRAQGIEAEAVLTVPAPLQTVLWNVTVDVDDAFLVGSYGLLDRDRAISFRRVPQESALFDPYRETRAGEALLWFSQGFYVMRPDPGHTATDAEPVGLVLNDIRFGRTDGWLSDREGGYIFPFRLVREPGGAVSFQQGRPSVDPAAFPVLWHRILGDESARLE; encoded by the coding sequence GTGGACTCGCTGACGCAGGCCCTCCTCGGTGCAGCCGTCGGCGAGGCGACGCTAGGAAAGAAAGTCGGTCGCAAGGCGCTGGGCTGGGGCGCGCTCGCCGGCACCCTCCCCGACCTCGACATCCTCGCCTATCCCTTCCTCGACCCGGTCGGCGAGCTCGTCTTCCACCGAGGGCCAACGCACGCGCTGCTGTTCGCCCCGGTCGCCGCACCGCTCTTCGGCTGGCTCGTGTGGCGGCGCTACCGCGCCCGCGGCGCGCCCGCTGCCGAGGCCGGGTGGCGCGGCTGGGCGGCCCTCTTCTTCTGGTGCCTCTTCACGCACCCGCTCCTCGACGCGCTCACGGTCTACGGCACGCAACTCTTCCGTCCGTTCTCGGATCTCCCGGTGGCGGTCCCGGCGCTCTTCATCATCGACCCGCTCTACTCGCTCCCCCTCGTCGTGGCGGTCGTGGGTGGCCTCTTCCTGAAAGCCCCCGAGCGGCGGCACCGGCTGGCATGGGTCGGACTGGGGCTGAGCACGCTCTACGTCGGGTGGGCGCTTGGGGTGAAGGCCCACGTCGGGCGCGTGGTGGCGGAGACCCTTCGGGCGCAGGGCATCGAGGCTGAGGCGGTGCTGACCGTACCGGCCCCGCTCCAGACCGTGCTGTGGAACGTGACGGTCGACGTGGACGACGCCTTCCTCGTCGGCAGCTACGGCCTGCTCGACCGCGACCGGGCGATCTCGTTCCGGCGCGTCCCGCAGGAGAGCGCACTCTTCGACCCGTACCGCGAGACGCGGGCGGGCGAGGCGTTGCTGTGGTTCTCGCAGGGCTTCTACGTCATGCGCCCCGATCCCGGCCACACCGCCACCGATGCCGAGCCGGTCGGCCTCGTCCTGAACGACATCCGCTTCGGCCGCACCGACGGGTGGCTGAGCGACCGCGAGGGCGGCTACATCTTCCCGTTCCGCCTCGTCCGCGAGCCCGGCGGAGCCGTCTCGTTCCAACAGGGCCGGCCGTCGGTCGACCCCGCCGCCTTCCCCGTCCTCTGGCACCGCATCCTCGGCGACGAGTCGGCGCGGCTGGAGTAG
- a CDS encoding geranylgeranylglyceryl/heptaprenylglyceryl phosphate synthase, protein MSLNGSSTYDRLLAAAHTQGAGFVVLIDPDKLPEEHLPAFAGRCAEAGVDALFVGGSLMHATELDGYVHGVKAATDLPVVGFPGTLHQISGALDAVLYLSVVSGRNPEHLIGQHVHAAPLIRRLGLEPIPTAYMLVESGRLTTAQYMSGSAPLPRHKPDIAAATALAAEMMGMRLLFTDGGSGAEHPVSEEIIAAVTQTCSVPLVVGGGLTTPREVARKVAAGARFVVIGNAIEKNGDAAYIADLAAAAHASVPQPLG, encoded by the coding sequence GTGTCTCTCAACGGTTCCTCCACCTACGACCGCCTCCTGGCCGCCGCCCACACGCAGGGCGCGGGCTTCGTCGTCCTGATCGACCCCGACAAGCTGCCGGAGGAGCACCTTCCCGCCTTCGCCGGCCGGTGCGCCGAGGCGGGCGTGGACGCGCTCTTCGTCGGCGGGAGCCTGATGCACGCGACGGAGCTCGACGGCTACGTGCACGGCGTCAAGGCCGCGACCGACCTGCCGGTCGTCGGGTTTCCGGGCACGCTACACCAGATCTCGGGCGCGCTCGACGCGGTGCTCTACCTCTCGGTCGTGAGCGGGCGCAACCCGGAGCACCTCATCGGGCAGCACGTCCACGCGGCCCCGCTCATCCGGCGGCTCGGCCTGGAGCCGATCCCGACGGCCTACATGCTCGTCGAGAGCGGACGCCTGACGACGGCGCAGTACATGAGCGGCTCGGCCCCGCTGCCGCGCCACAAGCCGGACATCGCAGCGGCGACAGCGCTCGCAGCCGAGATGATGGGGATGCGCCTCCTCTTCACCGACGGCGGCTCGGGGGCTGAGCACCCGGTGTCCGAGGAGATCATAGCCGCCGTCACGCAGACATGCTCGGTCCCGCTCGTCGTCGGCGGCGGGCTGACGACGCCGCGGGAGGTGGCGCGCAAGGTCGCTGCCGGGGCGCGGTTCGTCGTGATCGGCAACGCGATCGAGAAGAACGGCGACGCGGCCTACATCGCGGACCTCGCCGCCGCCGCCCACGCGTCGGTGCCACAGCCGCTCGGGTAG